Part of the Cyprinus carpio isolate SPL01 chromosome A12, ASM1834038v1, whole genome shotgun sequence genome, atacattaaaaataaatactatataagaAGGAAGAATGTGTATCAATTTCAACAGGTGGCGTGACAAATTTCATCACaggtaacattaaaaaaagaacatacaGCGTTCCATGACAtacaaaggaaagaaaagaagaaaactaAAAATCCGACCAAAATCAGACCATAGCAAAATGAAATTTTCACTCCTCCCCCATCGCAGTCTGGACGATCTGGGCTCTCTTGATCTTCACCGCCTCTTGAAATTTATCAATCGCCTGGCCACACGATTTTTTCTGAAAGATTTCAAAACATGTTACTTCATTCATACTCTTCGCGTGGAAAAGACTAAATCAAGAAATATATACCAATGTTCAGGCATGGAAACTTGGAAGATGCAGTTCTGTTGCATAAACATTGACTTGAGACTCCAAATAAGATGAAGTTTGtcacaaagaaaatataaatctaaTACAACTATCTAGATTACTCATTCATCTACTATTagggaaaattaaaagaaatgttgagaagcatttaaaacaacatcTCTAAAAGTTGTTTACATAATGATCAAGGAAATCCctagaaataaaacatttctaagtgtaataaattaaatgtccCGTAAGAGGGGTAAGTTTATAAAACTAAAGCACAGAATatacaaaatgcaaacaaaagttttttttttttactttatatttagtATTCGAGCTGTACAATTAATCGAAATAGTTTCGATTTCGGCATCcaatgattatgaaaatacaataatcgagataaaactATTAATGTGTCCCTTTCCAGCGGTGCGCTTTCATTTCTCCATAAAAGCACAAACTTCATGTGCagatcagtaaaatcatgtaaagtGACTTTCACAAAATGCTTGATTCATTTaagtttattagatttatttgtgtttttaaaagcgAGAAAGAGAACTTGCGCTGTTCCTCAGGAGGCTTTCTTTGCACTCGCTCATAGACGGAACAGAACACGGACATGTAAAGTCACCTTTTAGCTTACCGTGCATGCCTACACcgtcaaatacatacaaaaatgtgtcaaaatgcagTGCTTGGTGATTATTCACGTAAACCCTcatcagttatgtcttaagtgaatgcaAACAGTTGAAAATTCAAATGTGTGTAACAGTAAACTGGatccgtgcagctcttaaagcgACAACAGGCTAAAAGTCCTGCTACCGAAAGCAAAAGACAAAGAGATAACCACTCACTGCTTTTGACTGAAGGAgctttgtagctttaataagaaacaaagcaAGCTCAATTCTTACAGAGAAGactgtgctgttttattttacattccattattcaatttctgtagtaggctgtTAAGCTGAATACTtctacattatttttcaataatgagGACTGTTTTTACTAGTATTTTGCTGTGgtattgagaattgtgaaattttgcTGGTATCTAATATGTAGAcgatgtcatagcaaccttatttacagaaaatacattttgttatatatatatatatatatatatatatatatatatatatatatatatatatatatatatatatatatatatatatatataaatctttaaataaatcactcatttaAAGTTTTGGTCATGAAGCCCTCTCATGTTCgtgttaaataattgtaattacaatAGTAACCTGAACTGTTAGCCCGAGTCCATTTCAATGAACTGTTTcggcataagtgtgtgtgtgtgtgtatatatatatatatatatatatatatatatatatatatatatatatatatatatatttttttttttttttttgtttttttttatctcgtcCAATAATGTCGCCTGATGGACTTTTGATTCCTTCTACACTGTCACTTTTGGCTTTGATGAGTTGGATTTTAAGAcgattaatattcagtaatattactgATTTAACTGCATTGATACTACCAGGTGAGAACAAAATTTTAACTGAATTAAGCGGAATAATTACACTAACTAATCAACacctaaactaataaataaagctaaatccAAATATCGAATTTGTTTTAGAAATTATGAATTCTACAAGACAAACTTTTATTTTCCTGTATATGAATGTGTAGCTGCACTATTGTATAAAGttctatgtaaataaatgtggGTTGACATGTTGTCAGTAAGCTCATACTTACAATGATAaacttctgtctctctttctgaaGTTTCAGAAACTCCTCCACAGTCAGACTGTCCACAGTCTTCTTCAGCAAGATAAAATCACAGGTAGGAGAATGTGTTTTATGCTCTTTCCTGATAATACAAGAACACCACAGCACATCAGAACAAAACCAGAGGAATGAtgacatttaataaatcaaataacccTGACTCGAAATCCGCGTCTCATTGCATTACAGAGACAAAGCCTCTCTCAGCTCTATAAAGCAAGAGAGAAAAGTTGCCCAGACATGGACTCACTCAGGGTCATCCTCAGGTTCCCATCCTTCCAGCTCTTTCAAACAGAAGAAACACTGCGCTATATCTGGACTATTGTCCGACGGGGTGTGAATAAACCCAGCTTTGGCCATCTACAGaaccaaaaaaaagtataaagaggggaaaaaaacctgAATTTCAGCACATACAAGACATTTTTTCTGTGTTGACGGATCGAAGGGGTTACTCACGTTTTCTGGAGTGCAAATGCAGCCCTCTTCAAACGGCCAACCAACGAATGTTTGAAGTCTGTTctcataaaagtacattttagtcTGGTCGTCACTACTAAGATCCATTCTCTTGAATATGGAGAGGGATATTTAAATAATACGAAAGAAGACCAAGACACTCGCGAGGCTTGCTTGCTGTTGTCTTTTCTTCCGGTTAAAGTTTAAAATTTAGAGCGCGAGTTATGATTGGCTAGAGGATGTAACTACCACGCATGCGCATATCGAGAGAATATCATACGTAACTGTACTTTTATGAAACACCTAAAATACACTCAACTTCTTATTTCTACACACAAATTTGTATGTAAGATAAGACCTATCTTTCTGCACAGAGATTGTACTGTAGTGTATTAGAGCTCTTTGGTGAATTGgccaaaatgtttttatgtctaGCCCTAAGTTTGTAAGGCAGATGAGaccttttcatgttttttaataacttttcacaatactgattttttttttttttttgcaggattagGTTGTATCTTTACCAAAACTGTTTATCAGTTGTAAATAGACACATGATTTGCACTGTTGCAAACTTTGTAAGTGGGAATCCTAAACAAGCTATATATAGGTATTTCAATGGAAACTGGTTAACATATACAATTTCACTGTAAGGCTTCTGTTTTGAAACTGGTTAACAATAGCGTACAAGTAGGCTATGTAATTATTATTgggttttaaatttttatcttATTGACCGCAGCTACCAGCAGTTTATTTTTGAAGCAAGACATGCAATTCTTCACAAACAATGCTGGGTCATCTCAGTCGGTGGTAATGCGAACTGTGTAAAGCACACAACAACAGCAAATGTCGCTTTCCTAGGACTCAATTCTGATTCCTCGGCAGCCAATTAAATTCAGAGCAGAACAACCcatttgttatatataaaccCAGGTTACAGTAAATGAGGTTAAATCCTCCAGAATTAAGAGACAggattttattgaaataattctAAAACCTTTCCAGATGGTCTTaagaaagagaaagcaaataAATCACAGTATGGAGTAAAATAAATTGAATCCTGGTACCTTTCATTTCTGCGAGACTGAGTAATAGCCTGTTCTATTCTTGGTTTCTGGCTTCTCTGTCAGTTGCTAGTAAACTTAAAGAAACAACAAGGAGAGTTCATTTTCCAggcctaaatatatttaaatgccaTGTATGTCCATATATTACAAACACAGCAGTCTGTAACCCCAGAGAACAAAACAAGCTTCACTGGAACTGACAAACATTgacatgataataaataatagcaTGACAATAATGGgtcattaaagtaaaaaaaaaaaaaaaaaaaaagtaatgaattatAATGTGTCAATTTGAAAATGAACAGAGATGTTAGAAATGATTTGCCACAGTAATAGCATGCTTTGCAAGTTTTATGTAAGATCATAGTGTGAAAAAGTGAGCTGATATGATAAAGGTTATTCtcatattttaattctttttatacAGGCTCAGTCATTTTGTATAGGACTATAAACCAGAAATGGTAAATAATACATACGTAATGCTGAATACTGACTCTACATCAAATGCTGACTGATGGGAAAACAGATGTTGAAATATTAAACCTTAATTGGACCAATTCATTTTTTCTCTTAATTGTAAATCCAAGAGTTTAACACAGGTGAGTGACAGTTCCTTAAATATCCACATGGTGTCAGTATTCCCAGAGGGAAGAGTTGTCTGCATTCTCTCCATCTCCTTTCAGATTTCCTCCTTGGTCTCCACGCAGATATTTGCTGTTTTTGCCCCTTATAGCTATCCGTCCATGCTCTAAGAACTCAAAGCAGAAATCTTCAGGTGTGTCTCCATCAGTGCACACCAAGCCACTGTTGGACACATACCAAAATTTCCCACCAGCACCTGTAGGAAGACAATGCTGGTCAGTTTCTTAACATTGCCAAAGtgctaaaaattatatttaaatgtttgttgcatatttaaaatgttgaatttagAATTTCACTATTTTGTAatctgacaatatatatatatatatatatatatcataattttgtATTCTACTTTTATGGTTAAATTTTGTATTCTACTTTTATGGTTAtaagaaaatacatatatatatatatatatatatatcataattttgtATTCTACTTTTATGGTTATAAGAAAATACGTATATATAACAATATGTAGGTAAATCAGTTCCCTTGAAAATCAGTTCCACCtggttaattaataaaaaatatttggacatttaaTAATGACTTAATCAAGTCAGGTTCAATTTAACTACAAGCTCACAATCGTTGTATAACTGTAACATTGcctgaaaaatcatattttaatatctatattCCTATTTTTTCATCTTCTAAAATTTGGtatatttcataatgttgtaTTCTTTTctcattataaaattacatttaatcaaGTCAAATTCTAGAAGTTTGTGAAGGCTGTATAACTGTTACACTAACTAAAAAAGCTCTCTTTTTATCATCAACATTTGgtatgggggaagtcgtggcctaatggttagagagtttgactcctaaccctagggttgtgggtttgagtctagggcgggcaataccacgactgaggtgcacttgagcaaggcaccgaacccccaactgctccccgggcgccgcagcataaatggctgcccactgctccgggtgtgtgttcacggtgtgtgtgtgtgttcactgctgtgtgtgtgtgtgcactttggatgggttaaatacagagcacgaattctgagtattggtcaccatacttggctgtatgtcatgtcactttcactttttttttataataatgttgtaaaatatgtaagggtaataatttttttaaaatatatttattttatttttgaccttTCTGCTTACAGCTTAACAGAACTCATTGCcagaagctattttttttaaatacatttccagGAATTAAAGTCTGTTAATTGCTTTCCGGGAATCTGTTTATGAGTTATTACAGTACATACAGATTAAAATGATTGACACTGTGGCTGGATTAAAACTCACCTTTAATGTGGTATGCACCGTCATTGAACTGCAGTGTAAATATATCATAGACTGAACGATTGGCGTCCAGTGTATTAGAGTTCTTGTGGTGGCAAACATAACCATTCTCTCCCCTCAGAATCAGAATGGGCCTATTGATCAGCTTCAGAATCAGCTGCTCGTCTTCACCTGGAGGAAAAAACAGGGTGACATATTGTCTTATTAtacctttttcaaataaaatttgatttgatttagatGTTTTGATTTGGTTTGTGGGTAGTATCAAGGATGAACTCACCCACAGAGTCACTGACTGCAGCAAGCTGGCCATTTTTCTTAGTGCATACGTATTTTCCATTGCTGGCTCGCAGTGCCACTCGTCGACCGAGCCACACTATGTCAAACATGGTGTTGGCACCGCTGCAAGCAGTGGGAGATTGTACATATAAGtgttaataaaacatatacaCCCACCAGGAGTAAATGAAATGGATTTACAATTTCTATTATTTTACCATTGTGTTATGGATGTTATGGTTGCATTTACTGATTGTTACATAATAGGACTGTAGCTTGCCCTCATGTCACATTTGATATaggtgaaaaataatgttttttcataacagaaagtttgaaagttCATTCTTACACTTCTGTGGCTGTTGACTGGATGCCTCCATGAGCGACAAGCGTCCAGTAATTCCCTTCGTTAGTTCTGAATTTGCACTTTCTTGCGTCTTTATCAATTTCCATTTGAAATGTCTCCATGTCTGTCTCATCGTCCTGATTGGCTGAAACACTCACTCCTGTtgaaacacacagagaaacaaaaaggACATAAGACAAttgttatttgatgtttttaatttaaaacatgcaTATATGGGAGAGCAGTGAATTTTTGCCTATGTATTCAAATAATGTTCAGAATAAAGCTTTGAAATTGTGCCTCAAACACATATTATTAGCAATCTTATTTGACACTTTTTAAGTCAGTACATTtctcaattaaatataaaaataacttaagtcaGATTTGATTAAACTATAAGTTCTTGAAAGCTGTATAACAACACCTGAAAAAGCCCTATGatgtaaaattatatgtattacatgaacacacaactgttcaaaggtttggtgtctgtattttttttctaatgattctgaaaaaatctcttatgctcactgatGCTacttttgtttgatcaaaaatacggtaaaaacagttatattgtgaaatgtcattttaatttaaaatgactgttaatCAGTTTcaacatattgtaaaatgtactttattgctgtgatggcagagatgaattttcagcagccattacaccagtctacagtgtcacataatccttcagaaatcattctaatatgctaaaaaAGAGAACtcattgatgaatagacagttcaaaacaacagcaaaccCAGCCTTGTATGTTGTATCCGCTAAACAATCCGTTAAAATGTATCCGCTTAAACAAGATAGCATGTGTTTGTCCTGATCTTTCCCCTAGTTTGGAATCCTGAAGGGAGATTAACTTCACTGCCACGCACGACAGGCATCAACCTGACTCTGAGCCCTGTTCTGGTGCAACGTCTACAGCGGACTATGTTTATTTAAGACTCACATCTATAGTTAATAGATATATAAGCATCCTTTAAGCATCCTTTATTT contains:
- the birc5a gene encoding baculoviral IAP repeat-containing protein 5a; amino-acid sequence: MDLSSDDQTKMYFYENRLQTFVGWPFEEGCICTPENMAKAGFIHTPSDNSPDIAQCFFCLKELEGWEPEDDPEKEHKTHSPTCDFILLKKTVDSLTVEEFLKLQKERQKFIIKKSCGQAIDKFQEAVKIKRAQIVQTAMGEE